From the genome of Pseudodesulfovibrio sp. S3, one region includes:
- a CDS encoding AMP-binding protein — protein sequence MSALREITLGQLLRETAQKYPDQEAVVYVDRNFRLTYKEFDELTDTIAKGLMGLGVQKGEKVALWANNVPYWVALQFATAKIGAILLTVNTHYRSHEVEYLLKHSESENLFIIGQYRDHDYLTTTYEQIPELRTQERGQLKTDKFPHLKRVFYLGHEKHRGMYSIPELQAMAAMVSDEDYAQRQASLDPHDVVNMQYTSGTTGFPKGVQLTHYNIGNNGYWIGKNQNFRAGDRLCLTVPLFHCFGCVLGVLACVNHGVTMVIKEDFVPLDVMAAIDVEKCTAVYGVPTMYIAMLDHPLFERFDYSSLRTGIMAGSPCPVEVMKRVIDKMNMREITICYGLTESSPVMSQTVVGDSLKHMTETVGRAMPEVEVRIVDPETNEECAPGIQGEVCCRGYNVMKGYYNNEKATAAAIDNEGWLHSGDLGVMDEDGYLSITGRLKDMIIRGGENIYPREIEEFLYSMEGILDVQVAGVPSGKFGEEVGAFVIRKEGVDLEPEDVIDYCRGKIARYKIPKYVTFVTDYPMTASGKIQKYKLRDLAAQLWPDA from the coding sequence ATGAGTGCACTTCGAGAAATCACCCTCGGCCAGTTGTTGAGGGAGACGGCGCAAAAGTATCCCGACCAGGAAGCCGTGGTCTACGTGGACCGCAACTTTCGTCTGACATACAAAGAATTCGATGAACTGACGGACACCATCGCCAAAGGCCTCATGGGCCTGGGCGTGCAGAAGGGCGAAAAGGTCGCCCTCTGGGCGAACAACGTCCCCTATTGGGTGGCGCTTCAGTTCGCAACGGCCAAGATCGGGGCCATACTGCTCACGGTCAACACCCACTATCGGTCACACGAGGTGGAATACCTGCTCAAGCATTCCGAGAGCGAGAACCTGTTCATCATCGGCCAGTACCGCGATCACGATTATCTGACCACCACCTATGAACAGATCCCGGAACTGCGCACCCAGGAACGCGGCCAGCTCAAGACCGATAAGTTTCCCCATCTGAAACGGGTTTTCTATCTGGGCCATGAGAAGCACCGGGGCATGTATTCCATCCCCGAACTGCAGGCCATGGCGGCCATGGTGTCAGACGAGGACTACGCACAGCGTCAGGCCTCCCTTGACCCGCATGATGTGGTCAACATGCAGTATACCTCCGGGACCACGGGGTTCCCCAAGGGCGTGCAGCTGACCCACTACAATATCGGCAACAACGGTTACTGGATCGGAAAGAACCAGAACTTCCGGGCCGGGGACAGGCTCTGTCTCACCGTGCCGCTCTTCCATTGCTTCGGCTGCGTGCTCGGCGTGCTGGCCTGCGTCAATCATGGCGTGACCATGGTCATCAAGGAGGATTTCGTGCCTCTGGATGTCATGGCGGCCATCGACGTGGAAAAATGTACCGCCGTGTACGGCGTGCCCACCATGTACATCGCCATGCTCGACCATCCGTTGTTCGAGCGCTTCGACTATTCCTCCCTGCGCACCGGCATCATGGCCGGTTCGCCTTGTCCCGTGGAGGTCATGAAGCGGGTCATCGACAAGATGAACATGCGCGAGATCACCATCTGCTACGGCCTGACCGAGTCCTCTCCCGTCATGAGCCAGACCGTGGTAGGCGATTCCCTGAAACACATGACCGAGACCGTGGGCCGGGCCATGCCCGAAGTGGAGGTCCGGATCGTTGACCCCGAAACCAACGAGGAATGTGCTCCTGGCATTCAGGGCGAGGTCTGCTGCCGGGGGTACAACGTCATGAAGGGCTACTACAATAACGAGAAGGCCACAGCCGCGGCCATCGACAACGAGGGCTGGCTCCATTCGGGCGATCTCGGCGTCATGGACGAGGACGGTTACCTGTCCATCACAGGCCGCCTCAAGGACATGATCATCCGGGGCGGCGAGAATATCTATCCGCGGGAGATCGAGGAGTTCCTCTACTCCATGGAAGGTATCCTGGATGTGCAGGTGGCGGGTGTTCCCAGCGGAAAATTCGGCGAGGAAGTCGGGGCGTTCGTCATCCGCAAGGAAGGCGTGGACCTGGAACCGGAAGACGTCATCGACTACTGTCGCGGCAAGATTGCCCGGTACAAGATTCCCAAGTACGTCACCTTTGTGACCGATTATCCCATGACCGCCTCGGGCAAGATCCAGAAATATAAATTGCGCGACCTGGCCGCCCAACTGTGGCCGGACGCGTAG
- a CDS encoding XRE family transcriptional regulator, which produces MEQYKEIAPRLTGVREGVGWTPKEMADLLGVSENKVVAYESGTVEIPVGYMLDVSRLCRVDLTTLISGREPHLKSYSLVRKDEGFAVDRRKDYDYKSLGYKFAGREMEPFLITVPPKSADEMVATSHRGQEFMYVLEGRLEVRMDGEPIIVEVGDSLYFNSETPHALRGLDGKPVRFLDVIL; this is translated from the coding sequence GTGGAACAGTACAAGGAAATCGCGCCTCGTTTGACAGGCGTTCGTGAAGGCGTCGGCTGGACTCCCAAGGAAATGGCCGACCTGCTCGGCGTGTCCGAGAACAAGGTCGTGGCCTATGAATCCGGCACGGTCGAGATTCCGGTCGGGTATATGCTGGATGTGTCGCGGCTTTGCCGTGTCGATCTGACCACGCTCATTTCAGGGCGCGAGCCGCATCTGAAGTCCTACTCCCTGGTGCGCAAGGACGAGGGGTTTGCCGTGGACCGGCGCAAGGATTACGACTACAAATCCCTGGGCTACAAGTTTGCCGGGCGCGAGATGGAGCCGTTTCTGATCACGGTCCCGCCCAAGTCCGCCGACGAGATGGTCGCAACCTCCCACCGTGGGCAGGAATTCATGTACGTGCTGGAAGGCCGTCTTGAGGTCCGCATGGACGGCGAACCCATCATTGTCGAGGTCGGCGATTCCCTCTATTTCAACTCGGAAACCCCCCACGCCCTGCGCGGTCTGGACGGCAAGCCGGTTCGTTTTCTCGATGTGATTCTTTAG
- a CDS encoding sodium:solute symporter family protein, whose amino-acid sequence MVLLVIYCLLFIAIGVYEFVQRKDFEEFVVAGRRYGATVISISIVASCVGASATIGMTGLAYSVGTPAIWWLGSGAIGLVVLGVVFANKVRNSNVYSLPDMAERYISLAARRIMALVIIPAWASILAAQYIAAAKVTVSISGMEYQTALIACAVFISGYTALGGQNSILKSDVVQFAIVAVGLLFALYFVGNASSVSLSDIPLQFTNEAFPLSKWSYFMLIVGGSYVICPMLFGRLFTARDAVQAKRGALCGAVGIALCAVVIVCIGLYARGLAPAGTNTDSILTQVVPSAMPGWAGTLLLFALLSTIISSADSCLITAATVLEHDLIGGTNLVRCRLLMAVIGIGALAIANSGGSILSLLLAANDIYVCGVVAPLGVAILAHGKRVVNARVMLSAIVLGGLCGLVAAITEQKDFSYIGVALSLALSLLALVRLGGLHGPESLKRV is encoded by the coding sequence ATGGTCCTTCTTGTAATCTATTGTCTCCTTTTCATTGCCATTGGCGTGTATGAATTCGTTCAGCGCAAGGATTTTGAAGAGTTTGTGGTGGCCGGACGCCGGTACGGCGCGACAGTCATCAGCATTTCCATAGTTGCCTCCTGTGTGGGGGCTTCGGCGACCATCGGCATGACCGGGCTGGCGTATTCCGTCGGCACTCCCGCCATCTGGTGGCTTGGGTCCGGTGCGATCGGTCTGGTGGTCCTCGGAGTTGTTTTTGCAAACAAGGTTCGCAACAGCAACGTGTACAGCCTGCCTGACATGGCCGAGCGGTATATCTCTTTGGCGGCTCGCCGGATCATGGCGCTCGTCATCATTCCGGCATGGGCCTCCATCCTTGCCGCACAGTATATTGCGGCTGCCAAGGTCACGGTATCCATCTCGGGCATGGAGTACCAGACAGCACTCATCGCCTGCGCCGTGTTCATCTCCGGGTATACTGCGTTGGGCGGCCAGAACTCGATTCTCAAGAGTGATGTGGTGCAATTCGCCATTGTTGCCGTGGGACTGCTCTTTGCTCTCTATTTCGTGGGGAATGCCTCGTCGGTGTCCCTGTCCGACATCCCGCTCCAGTTCACCAATGAAGCCTTCCCGCTCTCCAAATGGAGCTACTTCATGCTCATCGTCGGCGGCAGTTACGTGATCTGCCCCATGCTGTTCGGCCGCCTGTTCACCGCGCGAGACGCAGTGCAGGCCAAACGGGGAGCGCTTTGCGGTGCCGTGGGAATCGCTCTTTGTGCCGTTGTCATCGTCTGCATCGGACTCTATGCCCGCGGACTTGCCCCTGCCGGGACAAATACGGACTCGATACTGACACAGGTGGTCCCCTCGGCCATGCCGGGATGGGCCGGAACACTCCTGCTTTTCGCCCTGCTGTCGACCATCATTTCCTCAGCGGACTCCTGCCTCATCACAGCCGCCACGGTCCTCGAACACGATCTCATCGGCGGCACCAATCTGGTTCGCTGCCGCTTGCTCATGGCGGTCATCGGCATCGGTGCCCTAGCCATCGCCAACTCCGGCGGCTCCATTCTTTCCCTGTTGCTCGCGGCAAACGATATCTATGTCTGCGGCGTTGTCGCGCCCCTGGGAGTGGCGATCCTTGCTCACGGCAAGCGGGTCGTCAATGCCCGTGTCATGTTGAGCGCCATCGTTCTCGGCGGGCTGTGCGGTCTTGTGGCCGCCATCACGGAACAGAAGGATTTCAGTTATATCGGCGTTGCCCTCTCCCTGGCGCTTTCCCTCCTGGCCCTGGTTCGATTGGGCGGTCTGCACGGCCCGGAATCACTCAAGCGCGTATAG
- a CDS encoding AMP-binding protein has protein sequence MFTKEEYASYEKLCAKYTPECPDNFNFAFDVLDALEPAKTALIHVDDAGVRREFDFGFFQKTSCRLANALVKKGVRKGDRVMLVVYRRMEYWTTMLALHRIGALPIPSPSLLTKKDISQRVNYAGISAIICEDSIVERVDEAKGECPGLKLFVQIDGKTNDGWLDYEELMATGDAAFPRTSDSPGGDDPMVIFFSSGTTGLPKMVMHNYKYAASHYTTGALWHDLEDGDVHLTVSDTGWGKSVWGKFYGQWMAGAIVFVWDFRGKFDPAALLKIVAENGITTFCAPPTIYRFLVREDLSKYDLSALRHCTTAGELLNDSVFLAWEKAFNMPIYEGYGQTETTLQVATFKFMTPKPGSIGKPVPGWDIALMDEEGNKVPQGEEGEICIRIDKPVMGLFDSYMDEPEKTASVKFDGWYHTGDKAWADEDGYLWFMGRTDDLIKSSGYRIGPFEVESALVAHDAVIEAAVTGLPDEVRGQLVKATVVLAPGYEGNEKLTKELQAFVRELTAPYKYPRVIDYVSELPKTISGKIKRKEIREADLAKLVN, from the coding sequence ATGTTTACCAAGGAAGAATACGCCAGCTACGAAAAGCTGTGCGCCAAATATACGCCGGAATGCCCTGATAATTTCAACTTTGCCTTTGACGTTCTGGACGCGCTGGAGCCTGCAAAGACCGCGTTGATCCACGTTGACGACGCCGGGGTTCGCCGCGAATTCGATTTCGGTTTTTTCCAGAAGACGTCCTGCCGCCTGGCCAATGCGCTGGTCAAAAAGGGCGTCAGGAAGGGCGATCGGGTCATGCTGGTGGTCTATCGTCGCATGGAATACTGGACGACCATGCTCGCCCTGCACCGCATCGGTGCGTTGCCCATTCCGTCCCCTTCGCTGCTGACCAAGAAGGACATCTCCCAGCGGGTGAACTATGCGGGCATCTCCGCCATCATCTGCGAGGATAGCATTGTCGAGCGCGTGGACGAGGCCAAGGGGGAATGCCCCGGCTTGAAGCTGTTCGTGCAGATCGACGGCAAGACCAATGACGGCTGGCTCGATTATGAGGAACTCATGGCCACCGGCGACGCCGCCTTCCCGCGCACTTCGGATTCTCCGGGCGGCGACGACCCCATGGTCATATTCTTTTCCTCCGGCACCACCGGCCTGCCCAAGATGGTGATGCACAATTACAAGTACGCAGCGTCCCATTACACCACGGGCGCCCTGTGGCACGATCTTGAGGACGGGGACGTGCACCTGACCGTGTCCGATACGGGTTGGGGCAAGTCTGTCTGGGGCAAGTTCTACGGCCAGTGGATGGCCGGGGCCATCGTGTTCGTATGGGATTTCCGGGGCAAGTTCGACCCGGCCGCCCTGCTCAAGATCGTGGCGGAGAACGGGATCACCACCTTCTGCGCACCTCCCACGATTTATCGCTTTCTGGTGCGGGAGGATCTCTCCAAGTATGACCTTTCCGCGCTCAGGCACTGCACCACGGCGGGCGAGCTCCTGAACGATTCTGTCTTTCTCGCCTGGGAAAAAGCCTTCAACATGCCCATCTATGAGGGATACGGCCAGACCGAGACCACCTTGCAGGTGGCCACCTTCAAGTTCATGACGCCCAAGCCCGGTTCCATCGGCAAGCCTGTGCCCGGTTGGGATATCGCGCTCATGGACGAGGAGGGCAACAAGGTTCCCCAGGGCGAAGAGGGTGAAATCTGCATCCGCATTGACAAGCCCGTGATGGGGCTGTTCGATTCCTACATGGACGAGCCGGAAAAGACCGCATCCGTCAAGTTCGACGGCTGGTATCATACCGGCGACAAGGCCTGGGCCGATGAGGACGGGTATCTCTGGTTCATGGGCCGGACCGACGACCTGATCAAATCATCGGGCTACCGCATCGGACCCTTTGAGGTGGAATCAGCCCTGGTGGCCCACGATGCGGTCATCGAAGCCGCTGTCACCGGTCTGCCCGACGAGGTGCGCGGCCAACTGGTCAAGGCCACTGTCGTGCTCGCGCCCGGCTACGAAGGCAACGAGAAGCTGACCAAGGAACTCCAGGCCTTTGTGCGCGAACTGACCGCGCCCTACAAGTATCCCCGGGTCATCGACTACGTTTCTGAGTTGCCCAAGACCATTTCGGGCAAGATCAAACGCAAGGAAATCCGCGAGGCGGATTTGGCCAAGCTGGTCAATTAG
- the bioA gene encoding adenosylmethionine--8-amino-7-oxononanoate transaminase encodes MKGYFITGTDTGVGKTCVCAGLLRALADAGHKALAVKPVQTGCVEKNNVLVAEDVLEYARLNVPHFPGGYPDACCRKYVPACSPHLAAKRAGDSLVLDQLVQEICNKGRNHDLILVEGAGGVAVPLNDGQTMLDLMHRLFLPVIIVADNRLGMINHTLMTIEAVRNRGLNVAGVVVTNTSPSRGGDLALRADNIAAIARHGDVAVLADIPFAADQGERDRQVVCLLAQAVDRLPSVFKSTNEDLAFDRDHLWHPYTSATNPLPTVKVRSAHGTRIVLDDGSELIDGMASWWCAIHGYGHPELERAMRSQIGRMSHVMFGGLTHEPAVELGRRLVGMTPEGLDHVFLADSGSVSVEVAIKMAMQYMQANGQSGRTRLLTVRGGYHGDTCGAMSVCDPHGGMHHVFSNLLPKQVFAPRPDCRFDQPFDPGSLQEITRLLEKHSHEVAAIIIEPIVQGAGGMHFYHPEYLRALRGLADRHGVLLIADEIATGFGRTGKLFGCDWAGIAPDIMCVGKALSGGTMTIAATLSTSEVARTVSADGGVLMHGPTFMGNPLACAVSVASLDLLARSDWQSRVGNIEMWLNKALLSCRDLPGVADVRTLGAIGVVEMCAPVNVTRLQEFFVRNGVWLRPFGKLIYMMPPYSISEEEIVHIGSVVAQAIDQTTNK; translated from the coding sequence ATGAAAGGATATTTCATTACCGGCACTGACACCGGTGTCGGCAAGACATGTGTTTGCGCAGGGCTTCTGCGGGCCCTTGCCGATGCGGGGCATAAGGCGCTGGCCGTCAAGCCGGTGCAGACCGGATGCGTGGAAAAGAACAACGTTCTGGTCGCGGAAGACGTGTTGGAATACGCCCGTTTGAACGTCCCCCATTTTCCGGGCGGATACCCTGACGCGTGTTGCCGAAAGTATGTTCCGGCCTGCTCTCCCCACCTGGCGGCGAAGCGCGCGGGAGACTCGCTGGTCCTCGATCAGTTGGTTCAGGAAATATGCAACAAGGGGCGGAACCACGACCTGATTCTCGTGGAGGGTGCGGGAGGCGTTGCGGTTCCCCTCAATGACGGGCAGACCATGCTCGACCTGATGCACCGTCTTTTCCTGCCGGTCATCATCGTGGCCGACAACAGGCTCGGCATGATCAACCACACGCTGATGACCATTGAAGCCGTGCGCAACCGTGGTTTGAACGTGGCCGGAGTCGTGGTGACCAACACCAGCCCTTCCCGGGGTGGAGACCTGGCGCTGCGGGCCGACAACATTGCGGCCATTGCACGTCATGGGGATGTCGCGGTCCTGGCGGACATTCCGTTTGCGGCAGACCAAGGGGAACGCGACCGGCAAGTGGTCTGCCTTTTGGCCCAAGCCGTGGACAGGTTGCCCTCTGTTTTTAAATCAACGAACGAGGACTTGGCGTTCGACCGCGACCATTTGTGGCACCCGTATACTTCAGCCACCAATCCCCTGCCCACGGTCAAGGTCCGGTCTGCCCACGGAACGCGCATCGTTCTTGATGACGGCAGTGAGTTGATTGACGGCATGGCCTCGTGGTGGTGCGCCATTCATGGATACGGGCATCCTGAGCTGGAACGGGCCATGCGCAGCCAGATCGGGCGCATGAGTCATGTCATGTTCGGGGGGCTGACCCACGAGCCGGCTGTGGAGCTGGGGCGCAGGCTGGTGGGGATGACGCCGGAGGGGCTCGACCATGTGTTCTTGGCAGACTCCGGCTCCGTGAGTGTCGAGGTCGCCATCAAAATGGCCATGCAATACATGCAGGCAAACGGGCAGTCGGGTCGAACCCGGCTGCTTACCGTGCGGGGCGGGTATCACGGCGACACCTGCGGGGCCATGTCCGTTTGTGATCCCCATGGCGGAATGCACCATGTGTTTTCCAACCTGCTGCCCAAACAGGTTTTTGCCCCCCGGCCTGACTGCCGCTTTGACCAGCCGTTCGACCCCGGCTCTCTTCAGGAGATCACGCGTCTGCTGGAAAAACACAGCCACGAAGTGGCCGCGATCATCATCGAGCCGATCGTCCAGGGTGCGGGCGGTATGCATTTTTACCACCCGGAATACCTGCGCGCCCTCCGGGGTCTGGCCGATAGGCACGGGGTCCTGCTCATCGCTGATGAAATCGCCACCGGGTTCGGGCGTACCGGCAAGCTGTTCGGATGCGATTGGGCGGGCATTGCGCCGGATATCATGTGCGTGGGAAAAGCCCTGTCCGGCGGCACCATGACCATTGCCGCGACCCTGTCCACCAGCGAGGTGGCCCGTACCGTCTCTGCTGACGGCGGCGTTCTCATGCACGGTCCCACGTTCATGGGCAACCCCCTGGCCTGCGCCGTATCCGTTGCCAGCCTTGATCTGCTTGCGCGATCAGACTGGCAGTCGCGGGTGGGCAACATTGAAATGTGGCTGAACAAGGCGCTTCTCTCGTGCCGCGACCTGCCCGGCGTAGCCGACGTGCGCACCCTGGGGGCCATTGGTGTCGTGGAAATGTGCGCCCCGGTGAACGTCACGCGCCTGCAGGAGTTCTTTGTCAGAAACGGCGTGTGGCTTCGCCCCTTTGGCAAGCTCATTTACATGATGCCGCCATACAGTATTTCCGAAGAAGAAATCGTCCATATCGGCAGTGTTGTGGCCCAGGCCATCGATCAAACTACGAATAAATGA
- the bioB gene encoding biotin synthase BioB, with the protein MSLKIAQQKILAGKRLSDSDIHYILELPAERLGELLECAHTIRKTHFGGQVSLCAIVNAKSGTCSENCSFCAQSGFHKTDSPEYPLLPAEEIAAAGAAARKHGVTRFGVVASGKRVGEADLLGFARGIKLLADMGLSPDISPGILDRPQLVALKKSGLQGYHHNLETSASFFPKMCTTHTYDEDVRAVRAGLDAGLYVCSGGIFGIGESWDDRVELALLLAELGVPSVPMNFLHPIPGTPLQDQPILKPEEALKIVALYRFLLPDRALRICGGRLTVFGKARKAELLKAGTSGLMVGNYLTTKGGDAASDLTDISTAGLVVSS; encoded by the coding sequence ATGAGTTTGAAAATCGCACAGCAAAAAATCCTTGCAGGTAAACGCCTCTCCGATTCCGACATACACTATATTCTTGAACTGCCCGCCGAACGACTGGGGGAGTTGCTTGAATGTGCACACACTATTCGCAAAACGCATTTCGGCGGCCAGGTCTCATTGTGTGCCATTGTCAACGCAAAGTCCGGCACCTGCTCCGAGAATTGCTCCTTTTGCGCCCAATCCGGTTTCCACAAAACGGACAGCCCGGAATACCCCTTGCTCCCCGCGGAAGAGATTGCCGCGGCCGGGGCAGCGGCCCGCAAACACGGGGTAACCCGATTCGGTGTTGTCGCAAGCGGCAAACGGGTCGGCGAGGCCGATTTGCTCGGATTCGCCAGGGGCATAAAACTCCTGGCTGATATGGGTTTGTCCCCTGACATCTCGCCCGGGATTCTGGACCGGCCGCAACTCGTTGCATTGAAGAAATCAGGTCTTCAAGGGTACCATCACAACCTGGAGACATCCGCAAGCTTCTTTCCGAAGATGTGCACCACGCATACCTACGATGAAGACGTGCGCGCCGTGCGCGCCGGGCTTGATGCCGGACTGTACGTCTGTTCCGGCGGGATTTTCGGCATCGGCGAAAGCTGGGACGATCGCGTGGAGCTGGCCCTGCTCCTCGCAGAGCTTGGCGTCCCTTCGGTACCCATGAACTTCCTGCACCCCATTCCGGGGACGCCGCTCCAGGACCAACCGATTCTGAAGCCTGAGGAGGCCCTCAAGATCGTTGCGCTCTATCGCTTTCTGCTCCCGGACAGGGCGTTACGCATCTGCGGGGGACGACTCACGGTCTTCGGAAAAGCAAGAAAGGCAGAGCTTCTGAAGGCCGGGACCAGCGGCCTCATGGTGGGCAACTATCTGACCACCAAGGGCGGTGATGCCGCTTCCGACCTGACGGACATCAGCACGGCGGGACTGGTCGTTTCCTCGTAA
- a CDS encoding tetratricopeptide repeat protein, giving the protein MRFVANADGQVYLDLSHCFKEQEATQVTPDEKRPTEETSPEPAPPARQTIRAEIPADVEIEKISGAFSSQTMLKVGTGTTQRKAIQKAFWFAEEGPPDAKGGRIVLVQPLNNHNIPSGPKEEVPLPDFLSRFSPELEYYQAEVYPKMRELNSTLKRAEEQRDQGALYSAQFEFEAALNFDEQNVRANFGLGLTYMARGEPEKAADIFERVVTLDAAFTPEHKHLFNEFGINLRKSKLTDQAVDYYNRALEITHDDENLYYNIARAYFERGDKDDCRENLNKALELAPDMEVARKFLEYLDKEET; this is encoded by the coding sequence ATGAGATTTGTTGCCAATGCCGATGGGCAGGTGTATCTTGATCTTTCCCACTGTTTCAAAGAACAAGAGGCTACCCAAGTGACCCCTGACGAAAAGCGGCCCACCGAAGAAACAAGCCCGGAACCGGCACCGCCTGCCAGGCAGACCATCCGTGCCGAAATTCCTGCCGACGTCGAAATCGAAAAGATTTCCGGCGCCTTTTCTTCACAGACCATGCTCAAGGTCGGCACCGGCACCACCCAGCGCAAGGCCATTCAGAAAGCATTCTGGTTCGCCGAAGAAGGGCCGCCGGATGCAAAGGGGGGCCGCATTGTCCTGGTTCAGCCGCTGAACAACCACAATATCCCGTCCGGCCCCAAGGAAGAGGTGCCCCTGCCCGACTTCCTCAGCCGGTTCAGCCCGGAATTGGAGTATTACCAGGCCGAGGTCTATCCGAAAATGCGGGAGCTCAACTCCACCCTGAAACGGGCAGAGGAACAACGAGATCAGGGAGCCTTGTATTCCGCCCAGTTCGAATTCGAGGCGGCCCTCAACTTCGACGAGCAAAACGTGCGCGCCAATTTCGGCCTCGGTTTGACCTACATGGCCAGGGGCGAGCCGGAAAAGGCAGCCGACATCTTCGAGCGCGTGGTCACCCTGGATGCGGCCTTCACCCCGGAACACAAGCACCTGTTCAACGAGTTCGGCATCAACCTGCGCAAATCCAAGCTCACGGACCAGGCCGTGGACTACTATAACCGCGCCCTGGAGATCACTCACGACGACGAGAACCTCTACTACAACATCGCCCGCGCCTATTTTGAACGCGGCGACAAGGACGACTGCCGGGAAAACCTGAACAAGGCCCTCGAACTCGCCCCGGACATGGAAGTCGCTCGGAAATTTCTGGAGTACCTCGACAAAGAGGAGACATGA
- a CDS encoding ABC transporter ATP-binding protein: protein MTAMCLTLDRVCFAYPGGPTILQNASLTFKQGEYHLVRGPSGSGKSTLLRLLCRLEEVQDGTITFNDSPLPDIPPAELRRSVAYVQQMPTLLTGTVRDNLLLPFAFKANSGLPRPTDRTLTDHLDSFLLTGITPDSNACKLSVGQAQRICLIRSLLLSPEVVLLDEPTASLDAKSAAVVLDKTRELAESNVTVIMISHSETVPKGVTNTVTVADKGLALQ, encoded by the coding sequence ATGACGGCCATGTGCCTCACCCTTGACCGGGTCTGCTTCGCCTACCCAGGCGGCCCCACCATCCTGCAAAACGCCAGCCTGACCTTCAAGCAGGGGGAGTATCATCTTGTGCGCGGCCCGTCCGGTTCCGGCAAGTCCACCCTGCTCCGGCTGCTCTGCCGACTGGAAGAAGTCCAGGACGGGACCATCACCTTCAACGACAGCCCGTTGCCGGATATCCCCCCGGCCGAACTGCGCCGCAGCGTGGCTTACGTGCAACAGATGCCCACCCTGCTGACCGGCACCGTTCGGGACAACCTCTTGCTGCCCTTCGCTTTCAAGGCAAATTCAGGGCTTCCCCGCCCCACTGACCGAACACTGACCGATCACCTTGATTCTTTCCTGCTCACCGGCATCACCCCTGATTCGAATGCGTGCAAACTGTCAGTGGGGCAGGCCCAACGCATCTGCCTTATCCGCAGCCTGCTGCTCTCGCCCGAGGTGGTGCTTCTGGACGAACCCACCGCATCCCTGGACGCCAAGTCCGCAGCCGTGGTTCTGGACAAGACAAGAGAACTCGCCGAAAGCAATGTGACCGTCATCATGATTTCCCACTCTGAAACCGTTCCCAAAGGCGTGACCAATACCGTCACGGTCGCAGACAAGGGGCTGGCCCTGCAATGA
- a CDS encoding XRE family transcriptional regulator, translated as MSTIGNRIRSYREKQKLTIEDLANRTTLTEDFIRAVEDEDMYPSLRPLVKLARALGVRLGTFLDDHVSSDPLIVRMADREEELVMHPGGKEAGLKFHSLGKGKTDRHMEPFFIELMPESARDDTLSSHEGEEFIVVHSGKVRIKYGQERKVLEPGDSTYFNSIVPHNVACEGNEKAEIYAVLYFPE; from the coding sequence ATGAGTACAATCGGAAACAGAATCCGATCCTACCGGGAAAAACAGAAATTGACCATCGAGGACCTGGCAAACAGGACCACCCTGACCGAAGATTTTATCCGCGCCGTTGAAGATGAGGACATGTATCCTTCCCTGCGGCCCCTGGTGAAGTTGGCCCGTGCCTTGGGTGTGCGATTGGGAACCTTTTTGGATGACCACGTATCCAGCGATCCGCTGATCGTCCGTATGGCCGACCGCGAAGAAGAGCTGGTCATGCACCCCGGCGGCAAGGAAGCCGGTCTGAAATTCCATTCGCTGGGCAAGGGCAAGACCGATCGCCACATGGAGCCGTTCTTCATCGAATTGATGCCCGAGTCCGCCAGGGACGACACGCTCTCCTCCCATGAGGGAGAGGAGTTCATCGTCGTGCATTCCGGCAAGGTGCGTATCAAGTACGGTCAGGAACGGAAGGTGCTTGAACCGGGCGATTCCACCTATTTCAATTCCATAGTGCCGCACAACGTGGCCTGTGAAGGTAACGAGAAGGCCGAAATTTACGCCGTCCTCTACTTCCCGGAATAG